One genomic window of Ottowia oryzae includes the following:
- a CDS encoding NAD(P)/FAD-dependent oxidoreductase: protein MSQTDEANVEAVDAVVIGAGVVGLAVARALALAGREVMLLEAADAFGTGTSARNSEVIHAGIYYPAGSLKARLCVQGKEQLYAYCAERGVAHQRCGKLIVATSAAQVDELRAIQQRAAANGVNDLRLISADEARALEPALACHAALLSPSTGIVDSHGLMLSLLGDMENAGGMLAVNSKVNRLVAQAAPAPAAIDVIVDAEGAQATVLRARTVVNAAGLHAPALAAATHGLDARHVPTAYFAKGNYFTLSGRAPFSRLIYPVPEPGGLGVHLTLDLGGQAKFGPDVQWVDSPDAPDAYLVDPRRGDGFYAEVRRYWPALPDGALQAGYAGIRPKISGPGQPAADFVIQGPAEHGITGLVNLFGIESPGLTSCLAIGDWVARIATDIQS, encoded by the coding sequence ATGAGCCAGACAGACGAAGCGAATGTGGAGGCCGTGGACGCGGTCGTGATCGGCGCGGGCGTGGTTGGGTTGGCGGTGGCGCGCGCGCTGGCGCTGGCCGGCCGCGAGGTCATGCTGTTAGAGGCCGCCGACGCCTTTGGCACCGGCACCAGCGCGCGCAACAGCGAGGTGATTCACGCCGGCATCTACTACCCGGCCGGCTCGCTGAAGGCGCGGCTGTGCGTGCAGGGCAAGGAGCAGCTGTACGCCTACTGCGCCGAACGTGGTGTGGCGCACCAGCGCTGCGGCAAGCTGATCGTGGCCACCAGCGCCGCGCAGGTCGATGAACTGCGCGCCATTCAGCAGCGCGCCGCGGCCAACGGCGTGAACGACCTGCGGCTGATCAGCGCCGACGAAGCCCGCGCGCTGGAGCCCGCGCTGGCCTGCCATGCGGCGCTGCTGTCGCCTTCTACCGGCATCGTGGACAGCCACGGCCTCATGCTCAGCCTGCTGGGCGACATGGAAAACGCGGGCGGCATGCTGGCCGTCAATTCCAAAGTGAATCGGCTTGTAGCGCAGGCGGCACCAGCGCCGGCAGCTATCGATGTGATAGTGGATGCAGAAGGCGCCCAAGCGACGGTGCTGCGCGCGCGCACCGTCGTCAACGCGGCCGGGCTGCACGCGCCGGCGTTGGCCGCAGCCACGCACGGACTGGACGCGCGCCACGTGCCCACCGCCTATTTCGCCAAGGGCAACTACTTCACGCTGAGTGGCCGTGCGCCCTTCAGCCGCCTGATTTACCCCGTGCCAGAGCCCGGTGGCCTGGGGGTTCACCTCACGCTGGACCTGGGTGGCCAGGCCAAGTTTGGCCCCGATGTGCAGTGGGTAGATTCCCCCGACGCGCCCGACGCCTACCTGGTAGACCCCCGCCGCGGCGACGGCTTCTATGCCGAAGTGCGCCGCTACTGGCCGGCGCTACCCGATGGCGCGCTGCAGGCGGGCTATGCCGGCATTCGCCCCAAAATCAGCGGCCCCGGCCAGCCGGCGGCCGATTTCGTGATCCAAGGCCCGGCAGAGCACGGCATTACCGGGCTGGTCAACCTGTTCGGCATCGAATCGCCCGGGTTGACAAGCTGCCTGGCCATTGGCGACTGGGTGGCGCGCATCGCCACCGATATTCAATCTTGA
- a CDS encoding histone deacetylase family protein, with product MRIFNNPDQSGHNPRDEFYRGQRVPCFENPTRADHVLQALAAAGAAVEAPTHDSAAALAQVHAPRYLAFLQDAWRQWLALDAANANLQPFPSVWPVRTLRSDVEPGNFIARLGLYSMDNGTPLAAGTWAAAKGGADAAASAAHALLAGERAAFCATRPPGHHAGPDFMGGYCFLNNAAVAAQALRLGGAQRVAVLDVDYHHGNGTQAIFYDRADVLFVSLHGDPLTEYPFYLGHADETGAGEGAGFNLNLPLPAGTGAAAWLDALEVACQCVAAHRADALVVSLGLDTFGGDPIGGFGLQQGEFARLGARLRRLGLPTAFVLEGGYASAELGHNACHVLEGFEAA from the coding sequence ATGCGCATCTTCAACAACCCCGACCAATCCGGGCACAACCCGCGCGATGAGTTCTACCGCGGCCAGCGCGTGCCATGCTTTGAGAACCCCACGCGCGCCGATCACGTTCTGCAAGCGCTGGCCGCGGCTGGCGCCGCCGTAGAGGCGCCCACGCACGACAGCGCTGCGGCCTTGGCACAGGTGCATGCGCCGCGCTACCTGGCTTTCCTGCAAGACGCCTGGCGCCAATGGCTGGCGCTGGATGCGGCCAATGCCAACCTGCAGCCGTTTCCGTCCGTCTGGCCGGTGCGCACGCTGCGCAGCGATGTGGAGCCTGGCAACTTCATCGCGCGCCTGGGTTTGTACTCAATGGACAACGGCACGCCGCTGGCCGCCGGCACCTGGGCCGCGGCCAAGGGCGGGGCCGATGCGGCCGCCAGCGCCGCGCATGCCCTGCTGGCGGGCGAGCGCGCCGCCTTTTGCGCCACCCGCCCGCCCGGCCACCACGCCGGGCCGGATTTCATGGGCGGCTACTGCTTCTTGAACAACGCGGCCGTCGCCGCGCAAGCGCTGCGCCTGGGCGGCGCGCAGCGCGTGGCCGTGCTGGACGTGGATTACCACCACGGCAACGGCACGCAGGCCATCTTCTACGACCGCGCCGACGTGCTGTTCGTCAGCCTGCACGGAGATCCGCTGACCGAATACCCGTTCTACCTGGGCCACGCCGACGAAACCGGCGCGGGCGAGGGCGCCGGCTTCAACCTGAACCTGCCGCTGCCCGCCGGCACGGGCGCCGCCGCGTGGCTGGATGCGCTGGAAGTGGCCTGCCAATGCGTGGCAGCCCACCGCGCCGACGCGCTGGTCGTTTCGCTCGGCCTGGACACCTTCGGCGGCGACCCCATTGGTGGCTTTGGCCTGCAGCAAGGCGAATTCGCTCGCCTGGGCGCGCGCCTGCGCCGCCTGGGCTTGCCGACTGCCTTCGTGCTGGAAGGCGGCTACGCCAGCGCCGAATTGGGGCACAACGCCTGCCACGTACTTGAGGGGTTTGAAGCAGCATGA
- the thiD gene encoding bifunctional hydroxymethylpyrimidine kinase/phosphomethylpyrimidine kinase, producing the protein MTTEFFPPIHEYVRVLVIAGSDSGGGAGIQADLKTLSALGCYGMTAITALTAQNTQGVRAIHGAPADFLAAQIDAVASDIGAHAVKIGMLHSAELVDTVAHAIDRHGLQHIVLDPVMVSATGARLIEADAVQALVTQLFPRADLITPNLDEAALLLARPVQTADDMPAAAQALLQMGARAVLLKGGHLPGEEVRDYLLERGKDPHVMQSERVHTPNVHGSGCTLSSALAAFLAQGLPLVLAAEAARSFVIDALKSGAGVRTGHGAGPLNHGFSPKAMVFRELANPS; encoded by the coding sequence ATGACGACGGAGTTTTTCCCCCCCATCCATGAATATGTGCGCGTGCTGGTGATCGCCGGCTCGGATTCCGGCGGTGGCGCCGGCATCCAGGCCGACCTGAAGACCCTGAGCGCGCTGGGCTGCTACGGCATGACCGCCATCACGGCGCTCACGGCGCAGAACACGCAAGGCGTGCGCGCCATCCACGGGGCGCCGGCCGATTTTCTGGCGGCGCAAATCGACGCGGTGGCCTCGGACATCGGCGCGCACGCCGTCAAGATCGGCATGCTGCACAGCGCCGAGCTGGTCGACACCGTGGCCCACGCCATCGACCGCCACGGCCTGCAGCACATCGTGCTGGACCCGGTGATGGTCTCGGCCACCGGCGCCAGGCTGATCGAGGCCGACGCGGTTCAGGCGCTGGTCACGCAGCTTTTCCCGCGCGCCGATCTGATCACGCCCAACCTCGATGAAGCCGCACTGCTGCTGGCCCGCCCGGTGCAGACAGCCGACGACATGCCCGCCGCCGCGCAGGCGCTGCTGCAGATGGGTGCGCGCGCCGTGCTGCTCAAGGGCGGGCATCTGCCCGGCGAAGAGGTGCGCGACTATTTGCTGGAGCGCGGCAAAGACCCGCACGTGATGCAGTCTGAACGCGTGCACACGCCCAACGTGCACGGCTCGGGCTGCACGCTGTCGTCAGCGCTGGCGGCATTTTTGGCGCAGGGCTTGCCGCTGGTGCTGGCGGCCGAGGCAGCGCGCAGCTTCGTGATCGACGCGCTCAAAAGCGGCGCGGGCGTGCGCACCGGCCACGGCGCCGGCCCGCTGAACCATGGGTTTTCGCCCAAGGCTATGGTGTTCCGCGAGTTGGCGAACCCGTCTTGA
- a CDS encoding PfkB family carbohydrate kinase: MRPLNPVIWSIAGNDSGGGAGLSADARAAAAFGVHLCPVVAAITVQNSVAVTQVEPVSPELLDAQLAALAADMPPAAIKTGLLGGAAQIAVVARWVDRLRQANPQLALVVDPVLRSSTGAAFADNDTLRAYRELLLPRATLVTPNRREALRLTGLPDGTPVPALAAALQAPNAQVAGAQAVVITGGDDGAAQPAWSLDWVQTDLANGWLALPRLPTPHTHGTGCTFATSAAAALALGFVAPDALVLAKMATTWALRHGYAAGQGAGPVAAPMGFGTQPGLMPLMSWGEDSDFDSCLRRLDGRQQLNSWPEVDLGLYGIVDSAQRVASALEAGITTVQLRIKTPADHAADAAWALRLDTELRAALAACRAAGATLVVNDHWQRARDMAAQDPGAAPHLALHLGQEDLQALGADGRAALAATGLQLGISSHSLWELARARSLHPWYAACGPVWPTLTKDMPWRPQGLDNLAWWVHMAGAPVVAIGGILEHAQAEAAAASGAAGVCVVRGLGEDPAVLAPGWRAAIARGRAAARLPVPALPHPSLARN; this comes from the coding sequence ATGCGGCCCCTCAATCCGGTCATCTGGAGCATCGCCGGCAACGACAGCGGCGGCGGCGCCGGGCTGAGCGCCGACGCGCGCGCCGCAGCCGCCTTCGGCGTGCACCTGTGCCCGGTGGTCGCGGCCATCACGGTACAGAACTCGGTGGCCGTCACGCAGGTTGAGCCGGTGTCGCCCGAGCTGCTGGATGCGCAGCTGGCCGCCCTCGCCGCCGATATGCCGCCCGCCGCCATCAAAACCGGCCTGCTGGGCGGCGCCGCGCAGATCGCCGTGGTGGCGCGCTGGGTGGATCGCCTGCGCCAGGCCAATCCGCAGCTGGCGCTGGTGGTGGACCCGGTGCTGCGCTCCAGCACCGGCGCCGCGTTTGCGGACAACGACACGCTGCGCGCCTACCGCGAGCTGCTGCTGCCCCGCGCCACGCTGGTCACCCCCAATCGGCGCGAAGCGCTGCGGCTGACTGGCCTGCCAGACGGCACGCCCGTGCCCGCGCTGGCCGCCGCCTTGCAAGCCCCGAATGCGCAAGTCGCCGGGGCGCAGGCCGTGGTCATCACTGGCGGCGACGATGGCGCGGCGCAACCCGCCTGGTCGCTGGACTGGGTGCAGACCGATCTGGCCAACGGCTGGCTGGCCCTGCCGCGCCTGCCCACCCCGCACACCCACGGCACGGGCTGCACCTTTGCCACCAGCGCGGCTGCTGCATTGGCACTGGGCTTTGTCGCGCCCGATGCGCTGGTGCTGGCCAAGATGGCCACCACCTGGGCGCTGCGCCACGGCTACGCGGCCGGGCAGGGCGCCGGGCCGGTGGCGGCGCCAATGGGCTTTGGCACGCAGCCTGGCCTGATGCCCCTCATGTCATGGGGTGAAGACTCTGATTTTGATAGCTGCTTGCGCAGGCTGGACGGGCGCCAGCAGCTGAATTCATGGCCAGAAGTGGATCTGGGCCTGTACGGGATTGTGGACAGCGCCCAGCGCGTGGCCAGTGCGCTGGAGGCCGGCATCACCACCGTGCAGCTGCGCATCAAGACGCCCGCCGACCATGCGGCCGACGCGGCGTGGGCACTGCGGCTGGATACGGAGCTGCGCGCTGCCTTGGCCGCCTGCCGCGCGGCGGGCGCCACCCTGGTCGTCAACGACCACTGGCAGCGCGCGCGCGACATGGCCGCGCAAGACCCGGGCGCCGCGCCGCACCTGGCGCTGCACCTGGGCCAGGAAGACCTGCAAGCCCTGGGCGCCGATGGTCGTGCCGCGCTGGCGGCCACGGGGCTGCAGCTGGGCATCAGCAGCCACAGCTTGTGGGAACTGGCCCGCGCCCGCAGCCTGCACCCCTGGTACGCCGCCTGCGGCCCGGTGTGGCCCACGCTGACCAAAGACATGCCCTGGCGCCCGCAGGGGCTGGACAACCTGGCTTGGTGGGTGCACATGGCCGGCGCGCCCGTGGTGGCGATCGGCGGCATTCTGGAACACGCGCAGGCCGAGGCCGCGGCCGCCAGCGGCGCTGCGGGCGTGTGCGTGGTGCGCGGGCTGGGCGAAGACCCGGCCGTGCTAGCGCCCGGCTGGCGCGCCGCCATCGCACGCGGGCGCGCAGCGGCGCGGCTGCCGGTGCCTGCGCTGCCGCATCCGTCTTTGGCGAGAAACTGA
- a CDS encoding DUF262 and DUF1524 domain-containing protein: protein MKANAIELLQLLANAPQFEIPIYQRNYSWNRGQCEQLWQDILRAGRQDALQAHFLGSVVYVQGNSTMGHKEPLQVIDGQQRLTSVTLLILALAQHFEKHGVGELLGAFSAPKLRGYYLVNSLETGDRHYKLCLSESDNATLRALITGTPLPSTPAERVRANHGFFAQQIEEHAHELEALCKGLGKLMAVEVALERSDNPQLIFESMNSTGLDLTQADLIRNYILMGLPPAEQARLYQSHWRPMEQVFGSQGYAEHFDNFMRHYLTLKTGEIPNVRQVYSAFKSFAPHGSDAKALEALVSDLHAFAKHYAMMALGQETQTSLRDAFADLRELRVDVAYPFLLKAYADYAAARLSADQLLQLARTVESYVFRRAICNLPTNSLAKTFLRLVRLVDSEHYLTSVQAALLREQSYRAFPSDDEFQGKLKTKDLYRFPRRNYWLRRLENHGKKERVAVENYTIEHILPQSTDLSVAWRQDLGADWARVQSQWLHTLGNLTLTAYNSQYSDKSFVDKRDLRDTEGHHIGFGASPLKLNLGLGLLNSWDEAAIAARAQRLSEEASRVWARPTLSADVLDQFDKKRLAANLVRTRADFPALNKAPVDHLFDALRREVLALDAAVTEEYFKLYVSYKAEYNFVDVVPQAKQLKLFLNMKFADLDDPQKVAKDVSNVGHWGNGEVQLALSSEQELPYAIGLIRQALELQMGDVPND from the coding sequence GTGAAAGCGAATGCCATTGAATTGCTTCAACTGTTGGCCAATGCACCACAGTTTGAAATTCCGATCTATCAGCGCAACTATTCCTGGAACCGTGGGCAATGCGAGCAACTGTGGCAAGACATTTTGCGAGCAGGGCGGCAGGACGCTTTGCAAGCGCACTTCCTAGGTTCGGTCGTCTACGTACAGGGCAACTCCACCATGGGGCACAAGGAGCCCCTGCAGGTCATTGACGGGCAGCAGCGTCTGACCAGCGTCACCCTGCTTATTCTTGCGCTGGCGCAGCATTTTGAGAAGCACGGCGTGGGTGAATTGCTGGGTGCTTTCTCAGCGCCCAAGCTGCGTGGGTACTACCTGGTCAACAGCCTGGAGACGGGGGATCGGCACTACAAACTTTGCTTATCCGAGTCGGACAATGCCACTTTGCGTGCGCTGATCACTGGCACGCCGCTGCCGTCGACGCCGGCAGAGCGTGTGCGGGCCAACCATGGGTTTTTTGCCCAACAGATCGAAGAGCATGCGCATGAGCTTGAAGCGCTGTGCAAGGGCTTGGGAAAACTGATGGCGGTGGAGGTGGCGCTGGAGCGCAGCGACAACCCGCAACTCATCTTTGAAAGCATGAACTCCACCGGCCTGGATTTGACCCAGGCCGACTTGATTCGCAACTACATACTCATGGGCCTGCCACCGGCAGAGCAGGCACGCTTGTACCAAAGCCATTGGCGCCCCATGGAGCAGGTCTTTGGAAGTCAAGGCTACGCCGAGCATTTCGACAACTTCATGCGCCACTACCTGACGCTGAAAACGGGTGAGATACCCAACGTCCGGCAGGTGTACAGCGCCTTCAAGTCCTTTGCGCCGCACGGAAGCGACGCCAAGGCGCTCGAAGCACTGGTGTCTGACTTGCATGCTTTTGCCAAGCACTACGCGATGATGGCGCTGGGGCAGGAGACGCAAACAAGCTTGCGTGACGCGTTCGCTGATCTGCGCGAGTTGCGTGTGGACGTGGCCTACCCGTTTTTGTTGAAGGCGTACGCGGACTACGCCGCCGCGCGGCTGAGCGCCGATCAACTGCTGCAACTGGCCCGCACGGTGGAGAGCTACGTATTTCGGCGTGCCATTTGCAACCTGCCCACCAATTCGCTGGCCAAGACCTTCTTGCGCTTGGTGCGTCTGGTCGACAGCGAGCACTACTTGACCAGCGTGCAGGCTGCGCTGCTGCGCGAGCAGTCCTATCGCGCCTTCCCGTCGGACGACGAGTTTCAAGGTAAGCTAAAGACCAAGGATTTGTACCGCTTTCCCAGGCGCAACTATTGGTTGCGGCGCCTGGAAAACCACGGCAAGAAAGAGCGTGTGGCGGTAGAGAACTACACCATTGAGCACATCCTGCCGCAGAGCACGGATTTGTCTGTCGCGTGGCGACAAGACTTGGGTGCTGACTGGGCGCGCGTGCAGTCTCAATGGCTGCACACTTTGGGCAACCTCACACTCACGGCTTACAACAGCCAGTACAGCGACAAGTCGTTCGTCGACAAGCGCGACCTGCGCGATACAGAGGGTCATCACATCGGCTTTGGCGCCAGCCCGTTGAAGCTCAACCTCGGACTTGGTCTGCTGAATTCGTGGGACGAAGCCGCCATTGCGGCACGCGCGCAGCGTTTGAGTGAAGAGGCCAGCCGCGTCTGGGCGCGGCCCACGCTGAGCGCTGATGTGTTGGACCAATTCGACAAAAAACGCTTAGCTGCCAACCTGGTACGCACCCGTGCGGATTTTCCGGCGCTGAACAAGGCGCCGGTGGACCACCTGTTTGATGCGTTGCGCCGCGAAGTGCTGGCACTGGACGCCGCCGTAACCGAGGAGTACTTCAAGCTCTATGTTTCTTACAAGGCCGAATACAACTTTGTGGACGTGGTGCCGCAAGCCAAACAGCTCAAGCTGTTTTTGAATATGAAGTTTGCCGACTTGGACGACCCTCAAAAGGTCGCAAAAGACGTGTCCAATGTCGGCCATTGGGGCAATGGCGAGGTGCAGCTCGCGCTCTCGTCCGAGCAGGAGTTGCCCTATGCAATAGGCTTGATCCGCCAGGCTTTAGAACTGCAAATGGGGGACGTGCCAAATGACTGA
- a CDS encoding thiazole synthase translates to MTDVGFNNQAQDAWAVGDVTLTSRFLLGTAGYPSPQVLGQAIAASGSQIVTVGLKRQLAAGGDNGFVDIIRAALKTQGARLLPNTAGCTTAREAIQLAHMARELYDTDWVKLEVVGDEYTLQPDPVELVEAARQLAKDGFTVFPYCTDDLVTCKRLLDAGCPLLMPWGAPIGSGQGLVNPFALRLLRERLPGVVLIIDAGIGAPSHAAQAMEMGFDAVLLNSAVSQSPDPVRMAAAFGQAIEAGRAAYLAGVMAKQDFATATTPVTGNPFLIN, encoded by the coding sequence ATGACGGATGTAGGTTTCAACAATCAGGCCCAAGACGCCTGGGCCGTGGGCGATGTCACCCTGACCAGCCGCTTCCTCCTCGGCACCGCCGGCTACCCTTCGCCGCAGGTGCTGGGGCAGGCGATCGCCGCGTCCGGCTCGCAGATCGTCACGGTGGGCCTCAAGCGCCAGCTGGCGGCGGGCGGCGACAACGGTTTTGTCGACATCATCCGCGCCGCCCTCAAAACGCAAGGCGCGCGCCTGCTGCCCAACACCGCCGGCTGCACCACCGCGCGCGAGGCGATTCAGCTGGCCCACATGGCGCGCGAGCTGTACGACACCGACTGGGTCAAGCTGGAAGTGGTGGGCGACGAATACACGCTGCAGCCCGACCCGGTGGAGCTGGTCGAGGCCGCGCGCCAGCTGGCCAAGGACGGCTTCACCGTGTTCCCGTACTGCACCGACGACCTGGTGACCTGCAAGCGCCTGCTGGATGCGGGCTGCCCCTTGCTCATGCCCTGGGGCGCGCCCATCGGCAGTGGCCAGGGTTTGGTCAACCCCTTCGCGCTGCGCCTGCTGCGCGAGCGCCTGCCCGGCGTGGTGCTGATCATCGACGCGGGCATTGGCGCGCCCAGCCACGCCGCGCAGGCGATGGAGATGGGCTTTGACGCCGTGCTGCTGAACAGCGCAGTCAGCCAGTCGCCCGACCCGGTGCGCATGGCCGCTGCGTTTGGCCAGGCGATTGAAGCGGGCCGCGCCGCGTACCTGGCTGGAGTGATGGCCAAGCAAGACTTCGCCACCGCCACCACGCCCGTCACCGGCAACCCGTTTTTGATCAATTGA
- the arcD gene encoding arginine-ornithine antiporter: protein MVGGGIFSLPQNTAAGAGVGATVLAWCITGLGMLALALVFVNLTLRQPQLDSGVYAYARAGFGPFVGFSSAWGYWFMAVLGNVGYYVLLFSTLGHYLPVFGDGNTPVAVASASVMLWGMHFLVLRGIREAAFINQVTTVAKLVPLALFVLLVGLAFRTDVFTQDMWGHANPALGSVTDQVRSMMLVTVWVFIGVEGASVCSARAERRVDVGRATLLGFLFTLALMVSVSLFSLGVMTQPELAVLKNPSMAHVLAHVIGPTGAALISLGLLISLSGALLSWLMLSSETLYMAARDGAAPAWLAQANARGAPTKAMWLTSGCVQTFLLITLVSNSTYLSLVNLGTSMVLLPYSWAALYGLGLAWRGQGYGPAQTSLRRRDLAIATVAVVYAAWLLYAGGVKYLLLSALLYAPGAVLYAAGQRAQGKPMLSRREWPMAVAVLAAAAVAGWGLKAGWLSL from the coding sequence ATGGTCGGCGGCGGCATCTTTTCGCTGCCGCAGAACACCGCCGCAGGCGCCGGGGTTGGCGCCACGGTGCTGGCGTGGTGCATCACCGGGCTGGGCATGCTGGCGCTGGCGCTGGTGTTCGTCAACCTCACGCTGCGCCAGCCCCAGCTGGATTCGGGTGTGTACGCCTACGCGCGCGCCGGGTTTGGGCCGTTCGTGGGTTTCAGTTCGGCCTGGGGCTACTGGTTCATGGCGGTGCTGGGCAACGTGGGCTACTACGTGCTGCTGTTCAGCACGCTGGGTCACTACCTGCCGGTGTTTGGCGACGGCAACACCCCGGTGGCGGTGGCAAGCGCGTCGGTCATGCTGTGGGGCATGCACTTTCTGGTGCTGCGCGGCATTCGTGAGGCCGCTTTCATCAACCAGGTGACCACGGTGGCCAAGCTGGTGCCGCTGGCGCTGTTCGTGCTGCTGGTGGGGCTGGCGTTTCGCACCGATGTGTTCACGCAAGACATGTGGGGCCACGCCAACCCGGCACTGGGCAGCGTGACCGACCAGGTGCGCAGCATGATGCTGGTCACCGTGTGGGTGTTCATCGGGGTGGAAGGCGCCAGTGTGTGCTCAGCCCGCGCCGAGCGGCGGGTGGACGTGGGCCGCGCCACCTTGCTGGGTTTTCTGTTCACGCTGGCGTTGATGGTCAGCGTCAGCCTGTTCTCGCTCGGGGTGATGACGCAGCCGGAGCTGGCGGTGCTCAAAAACCCGTCCATGGCCCATGTGCTGGCGCACGTCATCGGGCCCACGGGTGCGGCGCTGATCAGCCTGGGGCTGCTGATTTCGCTGTCGGGCGCCTTGCTGTCGTGGCTGATGCTGTCCAGCGAAACGCTGTACATGGCCGCGCGCGATGGCGCCGCGCCCGCGTGGCTGGCCCAGGCTAACGCACGCGGCGCGCCCACCAAGGCCATGTGGCTGACCAGCGGCTGCGTGCAGACCTTCTTGCTGATCACCCTGGTCAGCAATTCCACCTACCTCTCGCTGGTTAACCTGGGTACTTCGATGGTGCTGCTGCCCTACAGCTGGGCCGCGCTGTACGGGCTGGGCCTGGCGTGGCGCGGGCAGGGGTACGGCCCGGCGCAGACCAGCCTGCGCCGTCGTGACTTGGCCATCGCCACCGTGGCCGTGGTCTACGCCGCCTGGCTGCTGTACGCGGGCGGGGTGAAATACCTGCTGCTGTCGGCGCTGCTGTACGCCCCCGGCGCCGTGCTGTACGCAGCGGGCCAGCGCGCGCAGGGCAAACCCATGCTGTCGCGCAGGGAATGGCCGATGGCCGTTGCCGTGCTGGCGGCAGCGGCCGTTGCTGGTTGGGGCCTGAAGGCGGGTTGGCTGAGTTTGTAG
- the thiS gene encoding sulfur carrier protein ThiS, whose amino-acid sequence MNHASSPAAGQGASAITIQLDGQPRQLPAGTSLADLVAQIGHAPESVSSAVNGDFVPRGQRAERLLAEGDAVLLFQPIVGG is encoded by the coding sequence ATGAATCACGCTTCTTCCCCCGCCGCCGGCCAGGGCGCTTCGGCCATCACCATCCAGCTGGACGGGCAGCCGCGCCAGTTGCCTGCGGGCACCAGCCTGGCCGACCTGGTGGCGCAAATCGGCCACGCGCCCGAATCCGTCAGCTCTGCCGTGAATGGCGACTTCGTGCCGCGCGGCCAGCGCGCCGAACGCCTGCTGGCCGAGGGCGACGCGGTGCTGCTGTTTCAGCCCATCGTGGGGGGCTGA
- a CDS encoding FAD-dependent oxidoreductase → MQSLPTVGIAGAGLLGRLLAWRLAHAGWRVSVFDPAEGAGPVFRSQAPDPYVPTAAGFTAAGMLSPLAELDNAEPGEAALGWRSIELWRDIAANLPQAPYFRAEGSLMLAHRTDLGAAQRVLERLRAATATPEWQRLSPPEGVQALDLPTLRTLEPAIQGPALAWLLPGEAQVDTVAMMAALHDDAPGVDWHWRAPVLAARAGGQGGVLQMGDGRLLAFDRVIDVRAVGAKPELPVRGVRGEVAWLHCPGHGLTRPTRLLHPRHRVYLVPRPGDVLIVGASEIESEDRSPASLRTVVELLAAAHSVVPALAEARILRLDVNLRPALPDNNPRIDHEGALLRINGLFRHGWLLAPALAEKALRDNGWLGSEFTMNCVADSA, encoded by the coding sequence ATGCAATCACTACCCACCGTCGGCATTGCCGGCGCCGGCCTGCTGGGCCGCCTGCTGGCCTGGCGACTGGCACACGCGGGTTGGCGCGTCAGCGTCTTTGATCCGGCCGAGGGCGCCGGCCCCGTGTTTCGCAGCCAGGCCCCTGACCCGTATGTGCCCACGGCGGCCGGCTTTACGGCGGCGGGCATGCTCAGCCCCCTGGCCGAGCTGGACAACGCCGAACCGGGCGAGGCCGCCCTGGGCTGGCGCTCCATCGAGTTGTGGCGCGACATCGCCGCCAACTTGCCGCAAGCGCCGTACTTTCGCGCGGAAGGCAGCCTGATGCTGGCGCACCGCACCGATCTGGGCGCGGCGCAGCGCGTGCTAGAGCGGCTTCGCGCCGCCACCGCCACGCCCGAATGGCAGCGCCTGTCACCGCCGGAGGGCGTGCAGGCGCTGGACTTGCCCACCCTGCGCACGCTGGAGCCCGCCATCCAAGGGCCGGCCCTGGCCTGGCTGCTGCCGGGTGAGGCGCAGGTCGACACCGTGGCGATGATGGCCGCGCTGCACGACGACGCGCCCGGCGTCGACTGGCATTGGCGCGCGCCCGTGCTGGCCGCGCGGGCAGGCGGGCAGGGCGGTGTGCTGCAAATGGGCGACGGCCGCCTGCTGGCGTTTGACCGCGTGATCGACGTGCGGGCCGTGGGCGCCAAGCCCGAGCTGCCCGTGCGTGGTGTGCGCGGCGAAGTCGCCTGGCTGCATTGCCCCGGCCACGGCCTGACGCGGCCCACGCGCCTCTTGCACCCGCGCCACCGCGTGTACCTGGTGCCGCGCCCGGGGGATGTGCTGATCGTCGGCGCCAGCGAGATCGAAAGCGAAGACCGCAGCCCCGCCAGCCTGCGCACCGTGGTCGAGCTGCTGGCTGCCGCGCACAGCGTGGTGCCGGCGCTGGCCGAGGCGCGCATCCTGCGGCTGGACGTCAACCTGCGCCCCGCGCTGCCCGACAACAACCCGCGCATCGACCACGAAGGCGCGCTGCTGCGCATCAACGGCTTGTTCCGCCACGGCTGGCTGCTGGCGCCCGCGCTGGCGGAGAAGGCGCTGCGCGACAATGGGTGGCTGGGCAGCGAATTCACTATGAATTGCGTAGCTGACAGCGCTTGA